TCTGGGCTACTCAGACCTCGGCTGTTATGGGGGCGACATTGCCACGCCGAATCTGGACTCCCTGGCAAAGAACGGCCTGCAGTTTACCCAGTTCTACAACACCGCCCGCTGCTGGCCCACCCGTGGGGCGCTGATGAGCGGTTATTATGCGCAGCAGATTCATCGGGATGAGCTGCCAGGGCTGGGCGGTGGTGGGCGCGGGGTGCGGCCTACCTGGGCGCGGCTGCTGCCAGACTTCCTGAAGCCAGCGGGCTATCGCAGCTATCACAGCGGCAAATGGCACATTGACGGCCTCGTCCTTGAGGCCGGCTTTGACCGTTCCCTGGACATGAAAAACCAGGGCAACTTTTTCAGCTCGGCGGGCAATGCGATTGATGACCAGCCCGTCACTGTGCCAGCGGATGAAAAAGGCTACTACGCCACTGTGGCTACGGCAGATCATGCCATCAGTTGCCTGAAGGAGCACGCCTCTAAACACGCAGACAAACCTTTTTTCCATTACATCCCCTTCATCGCCCCGCACTTTCCTTTGCATGCACTTCCCGAGGACATCGCGATTTATCGGGACAAGTATCTGAAAGGCTGGGAAGCCATGCGGGAGGCCCGTTACCAGAAGCAAAAGACCCTGGGCATCGTCAACACAGAGCTATCGGCTTTGGAAAAAGAGGTCGGGCCGCCCTATGACTTCCCCGATGCCTTTAAAACGCTCGGCTCAGGCGAGATCAACCGCCCGCTGCCGTGGGATGCCCTGACGGATGAGCAGCGCCGTTTTCAGGCCACCAAAATGGCTATTCATGCCGCTATGGTGGACCGCATGGACCGTGAGATCGGCCGCATTCTCCAGCAGCTTAAAGACATGGGGAAGTATGAAAACACCATCATTTTCTTTGCCTCAGACAATGGGGCCAGTGCCGAGATCATGGTGCGAAATGGCGGGCATGATCCCAAGGCCGAGCCCGGAAGTGCGGCCACTTACCTTTGCCTGGGGCCTGGCTTTTCCAGTGCCTGCAATACCCCCTTTCGCCGCCACAAGACCTGGGTGCATGAAGGCGGCATCAGCACCCCTTTGATTGCGCATTGGCCCCAAGGCATCCCGGCGCGGGGTGAACTGCGCACGTCCCCAGCCCACGTGGTGGACATCGTGCCGACCATCCTGGAAATCACCGGGGTGGAAAAACCAAAAGCGTGGCAGGGGGAAACCATCCCTGAAGCACCCGGAAAGAGCCTGGTGCCTGCCTTTGCCAAAGATGCGGCCATTGCCCGCGAATCCCTCTGGTGGCTGCATGAAGGCAACCGCGCTGTGCGGGTGGGGGACTGGAAGCTGGTGGCGGCGAAAGGCGATGCCTGGGAGCTTTACGACTTGAAGACAGACCGTGCGGAGGCGCATAACCTCGCTGGTCAAATGCCGGAAAAGGTGAAGGAATTGGAAGCCGTGTGGCAAAAGCAGACCGATGCATTTTCCGCCCTGGCGAAAAAGACCGTTCATCTCCAGCCCAAACCTCAGGCGAAAGGCAAAGGAAAGGGTAAAGGCAAGAAGAAGTGAGGGGGAGGCAGTCAGTGATCAGGCCTCGTTCTCTGACTAACCGTTCAGGGAACTTGTCCACGCACGCCACCGCCCACCGAAGAATCTTGCCAATGCGGCGGCCTTTTTGTATTACGCGGGTTCAACAACCTGTGTGAACCCCCGTCACCTTGCTTTCTTTGCTGTTTGGCTCACGATTTCATTCGTGCGGATGTCCCATGCCGTATCACCGCCTGCCGTGCCGACGGTCTTGAGGGCTCTTGCGTCTGATGACACGCTGTCTGTCCCGCTGGCTCTCAGCTATCAGCAGGTGGTGCTGGAAAGGCGGACGGCCAATGGCTGGAAACCGCTGGCCGTGCAGTATCCGCGGACCCTGAGCCGGGAGCAGATGCGCAACATCACTTTCACCCTGCCTCCCGGAGTGCAGGAGGCCGATGTGCGGGTGCTGGGCTACCGCGCTGCTAAGTTTCCCTCCCGTTTTGTGCATGGCAAACGGGTGTTTTTCCGGCCCGATACTGCGAGTGCTGTCAATGGGGCGGTGGGGTTGGACCGATTGAGAACCGCTCCTTTCCCTGACCTTGCATCGGTTGTCAAAGGGCGGGAGCCGGATCTGTGGCAGGTGGTGGATAACCAATTGTTTGTTTACAATCAGTATCGGGGATTGCAGGTGATGGATCTTGCGAATCCGGCCAGCCCGCTGCGCACAGGCGTCCTGCGACTGCCTGCGGCAGGGGTGCGCTTGTTTGTGCTGGATGCCGCCGGAACACGGCTGGCCTTGCTGGGTAGGTCCAATGGCCGGAACCGCAGCGGCGGGGTTTCCCTGTTCCTGTTGCGTGTGGAGTCCGGGGAGCCGGTGCTTGTGAGTGAATTGCCCTTGGACGGAAAGTTGACGGATGGCCTGTGGACGGGCCAGCAGCTATGCCTGCTGGGGACGGTTAAGGATGCAAAGCTGGGCACTAGGACGCAGATGATTCGTCTGAATGTGGATGATCTCCAGGCGGTGAAGGTGATGCAGCGGCTGAATTTTTCAGGAACTCATCCAGCCTTTCGTTCGCAGGAAGGAAAGCTAATGGTGCAAGTTCGCGAAGCTGGGCAGAACCGGCTTCACGAGGTGGCTGCGGAAGGCGGGGCGGAAAAGTTGGAAGCCCGGGCAGCCCAGGCAGGCACCAGCAAAGTCAACGGTCATGAAGTCAGCATCGCGGACCGCAAACTTCGCGTGTTTAAAGTGGGGGAAGCAGGCAAAGCGGTGTTTGAAATGTCGCTGGCTTGGCGTGCTGACCGGGTGCTGCCATTGGGGGACTTTTTGATCCAGGTGGAGGATGGTGATGTCCATTCGGCCGAGATGGTGGGCGCTCAGGAGACCGCTGCTGACGCGCCAGGCCAAGCACGCGTGCGCATCACCACCGCCAACGATCCCGATTTGCTGGTGGGAGAATGGCAGTTGGGGCCAGGCAAAGTAGCGGGCCTGACTTTGCGAGGAGAGCATCTGCTCATTGCCCAATGGGTGCCTGCTTCACACAGCCAGCAGCCACTGCTTCGCACATGGGCTCTGGATCTTGCCGATCCGGCCTCGGTTTCAAGGCTGGGGGTGGTGGATCAGGAACTGCAAGGGCTGGATGCCTGGGACCTCAATTTGGGGGCTGTGCAGGCGCTCTGGGTCAATGATGAAACGCTGGTCTGGTATATTCCAGCCGACCATCATCCGCGCCTATGGTGGAGCAGTCCCATGTCCGTCCAGCCTCCCGAGCGCAAAGCAGGAAGCCTGGTCCCGGCCACATCGCCTGTCATGGTGCTTTGCCGGGTGCATTGGAGGGATGGCATCCTGGATGCCGCCGAACCGCAAGTGTTGCGGGTGAGAGGCAGGGTGCTGGCCACTTCAGCAGCAACGGTCGCTTCGGGATTTCTTTTTTTCAGCTACGATATCTCCACTGACACCGACCTGTTTTCCTCCAAAGATGGGGAGACCGCTCGGGTGCCGCTGCGGCCCATCCCAGACCAAATCCAAACCTGGATGCAGGTGATGGACTTCCGTGGTGTGGCCCCTCTGCCACGGGATGCGGTTTCCATTCCAGGGCCTCTGCTCAGTGTCGCTCAAACCGACAGCCAGGGGGCGCTGCTGCTGACTCACAGTGACATGTCTTTACGCAGTGATTTGCCCCCCACCCGTGTGGTGCAGGCCTGTGCTTACGATGGGGTGAATGCCTACCTGCTGGATGACTATGTCACGGCCACGTCGTTCCAATCCGCCGTGGCGGTGGAAGGAGTGCAGATGTATCTGACCCGGGAAATGGGCCGGGCTGGTGTTGTGGCCGTCGGTTACGATTCGATCACTGGCAGGTTGGGGCAAGTATCGTCCTGGAACACTCTGGCCAGACCCACCCGTCTGCATGTGACTTCCGGCCATCTGCTGGCCAGCGGTCCAGGGAACCTTGAGGTCGCCAGTTTGGCCTCTGAGACGGGTAAACTGACACCGGTAGCCTCCTATGATACCCCGGTGAACCTGACACTGCAGGTAGACCGTGCGGCGGTGACGCCGACGTTGGACCTGTGGATTCCAGCAGGCATGTTCGGCGTGGAATTCCTGCAAAGGCAGTCGTTCCAGCCTTGAGGAAGGGGCGCTGTCAGGCAAAGATTTTCGGCCTAACCACCAGCCGTGATTTGGACAATCTCAATGAGGTCGCCGTCATTCACCTGGGCTGTCAAAATCTCTTTGGGCAGCAGGGCCATCTGGTTTTGCTCCACCACCACAGGTTTGCCGGTGAGGCCGAGGGTATCGAGAAGCTCGGACAATGGCTGGGCCTGAGGGAGTTCACGCTTTTGTCCGTTGAGGGTGATAGTCATGCGGATGAAAATGTTATTGGTTAGGCAGCGAGAGCCCCTTCCGTGAGGATGGCTGCGTCCCAGTCCTTCCAGACGGCGTCCAGGCCCTGCATTTTCAGCATCTCCGCCACTTCGGCAGGGGAGCGCATGTCGGCGATGCCAAACTGGCCCTCAGCCTTGGCGTTTTCAGTTTTGCCATCCAGGTCCACCCGCTTGCCGCGCACCGTGTGGTGCAGGTCATCCTTGCCAGCGCCCGTGTAGCCGCCAGGTTCGGTATGGCTGCCGGCACTCATGGTGGTGACTCCCAGGGGCGCCAGGGCATCACGCAGGTGGGCAGGTTCGCGGGTGCTCAGGACCACCCCCACTTCTGGGAAGGTGAGGCGGAAGGCGCACAGGGTCTGCACCAGGGCCCAGTCTGGAAATCCGGTTTTGGGCTGGAATCCACCTGCGGCGGGGCGCAGGCGAGGGAAGGCAACGGTGAAGCTGGACTTCCAGCAGTGCTTGTAAAGATGCTCCAGGTGGGCGGCCAGACGCAGGGCCTCCAGGCGCCAGTCACTGAGGCCAAACAGTGCCCCGATGCCGATGCGGCGGAAGCCCCCTTCATATCCACGCTCGGGGCAGGCCAGCCGCCACTCGAAGTCCTTTTTGGGCCCGGCGGTGTGCATCTCCGTATAAAGAGGGCGGTCGTAAGTCTCGTGATAAACCACCAGGCCTTCGCAGCCTGCTTTCACCATGCGCTCGTATTCCGGGGCCTCCATGGGGCCGACCTCAATGCCAATGGTGGGAACAAAGTCGCGGATGGCGCGGATGCATTCCTCCAGATAACCGTCGCTGACAAAACGCGGATGTTCGCCCGCGACTAACAAGATGTTTCGAAATCCTTGCTCCGTGAGGTGGCGGGCTTCTTTGACCACCTGATCCACCGTCAGCGTCACTCGCATGATGCTGGTATTGTCCCGGGAAAAACCGCAGTAAGAGCAGTTGTTCACGCACTCGTTAGAGACATACAGGGGAGCAAACATGCGCATCGTCCGGCCGAAATTCCGCCGGGTGATGGCGCGGGATTCCCGGGCCATGGCCTCGAGCTGGCTGGGCGATTTGGTTTCCAGCAAGGTCCAGAATTTCTCCATCAGGGGCGACTTGCGCGCGGGGAGAGCATCGAGAACGGGGGTGAAGGAAGTCAGCATGAGGGGGCGGATAAGTGATATACGCCTGTCTGAGGGGGGTGCAAGAGATGGTGATGCCCGCAAAACATCCCGTTGCCTGCCGTGGCGGCTGCGTCATACTGGCGGCCCTCTTTCCATGTCCACGACGGCTCCCCAGCGCATTGTACTCAAATTCGGCACCGGCATTTTGACCAAACTGCACGCTCCGGAGCCTGACCCCGTCCAGTTACGCAAGCTGGTCGAGGCTGTGGCGCTGCTGAAGCAGGCCGGTCACAGCGTGGTGGTGGTGAGCAGCGGGGCCGTGGCCTCCGGCCTGAAACCCATGGACCTGACCGAGCGGCCTACGGACATGACTACCCTGCAAGCCCTGGCCGCCGTGGGGCAGACCCACCTCATGCACGCTTATGAAAACCTGCTGCGCGACCATGACCTGCACGTGGCCCAGCTACTGGTGACACATGAAGACCTGGAAAACTACGACCGCGCCCGCCGGGTTAAAACCACGCTGGAGCGCCTGCTGGAGTTCCCCCAGGTCGTCCCCGTGATCAATGAAAACGACAGCGTGGCCATCGAGGAACTGCGCTTTGGCGACAATGACAAGCTCTCCTCCCGTGTGGCCCGTCTGTGGGGTGCGGATCTTTTGCTCCTCCTCACCAGTGCTCCGGGCCTTCTGCGGGACATGAACAAACCGGAGGAAGGCCCCATCCCCATCGTGGAAGATGTGGATGTGGTGATCCATCACGCCCAGGAGGAGAAAACCAAGCTGGGCACCGGCGGCATGATCTCCAAGTTGCGTGCGGTGCAGGACGCTGTGAATGGCGGAGTGCAGTGCATCATCGCCAGCGGCCGCCATGCGGAGCAACTGCCCGCCGTTGTGGCAGGAGGCGGGGTGTGTACTCGGTTTTTAGCGAAGGCCAAGGCCTGAGGATGACTGAGAGGCGGCCATCTTTTCGGCTGCCTGCCGCAGTTTTTCCCGCAGGGGCACGGCCTTGGCGGCGAGTTCTCGCTGTTCTTGCTCGTAACGCTGGCGGCCCGCCGGAGTCTCGATGCACACCGGCTCGTAGCCGAGGTGGCGGAGGTCGTAAGGGCTGGCACGCATGTCCAAATCGCGCCCTTCACAGGCCAGGGTAAAAACTTCGGCGACGAGGTCTGCACCTACCCAGGGCCACAGTTTGGTGGCCCATTTGTAGAGGTCCATGTTGGCGTGAAGGCAGGCTCCCTGCTCCATTTCCAGGCGCGTTTCTAGGATGGGCTGCAGTACGTTCATCGGCTTCGCCGCCGGGGTGAAAAAGCGAAAGGCATCGTAGTGGGAGCAGCCGATGCTTTGAGATTCGATGAAGGTGGCCATGTCATCCGGGGCGAGGCGAAGTTCATAACCTTGATGGCGGATTTCCTCCCTCGTCTGACGATACACCATGGCCCATTCGTGCAGGCCAAAGCAGCGGAAGCGGGGGGCACGTTCTAAAACATTGGCACACAGCGTGGCCACCCA
The Prosthecobacter algae genome window above contains:
- a CDS encoding arylsulfatase yields the protein MRVLLSVLLTSLGLLTAPAAEKPNVIFILADDLGYSDLGCYGGDIATPNLDSLAKNGLQFTQFYNTARCWPTRGALMSGYYAQQIHRDELPGLGGGGRGVRPTWARLLPDFLKPAGYRSYHSGKWHIDGLVLEAGFDRSLDMKNQGNFFSSAGNAIDDQPVTVPADEKGYYATVATADHAISCLKEHASKHADKPFFHYIPFIAPHFPLHALPEDIAIYRDKYLKGWEAMREARYQKQKTLGIVNTELSALEKEVGPPYDFPDAFKTLGSGEINRPLPWDALTDEQRRFQATKMAIHAAMVDRMDREIGRILQQLKDMGKYENTIIFFASDNGASAEIMVRNGGHDPKAEPGSAATYLCLGPGFSSACNTPFRRHKTWVHEGGISTPLIAHWPQGIPARGELRTSPAHVVDIVPTILEITGVEKPKAWQGETIPEAPGKSLVPAFAKDAAIARESLWWLHEGNRAVRVGDWKLVAAKGDAWELYDLKTDRAEAHNLAGQMPEKVKELEAVWQKQTDAFSALAKKTVHLQPKPQAKGKGKGKGKKK
- the thiS gene encoding sulfur carrier protein ThiS, producing the protein MTITLNGQKRELPQAQPLSELLDTLGLTGKPVVVEQNQMALLPKEILTAQVNDGDLIEIVQITAGG
- the thiH gene encoding 2-iminoacetate synthase ThiH, giving the protein MLTSFTPVLDALPARKSPLMEKFWTLLETKSPSQLEAMARESRAITRRNFGRTMRMFAPLYVSNECVNNCSYCGFSRDNTSIMRVTLTVDQVVKEARHLTEQGFRNILLVAGEHPRFVSDGYLEECIRAIRDFVPTIGIEVGPMEAPEYERMVKAGCEGLVVYHETYDRPLYTEMHTAGPKKDFEWRLACPERGYEGGFRRIGIGALFGLSDWRLEALRLAAHLEHLYKHCWKSSFTVAFPRLRPAAGGFQPKTGFPDWALVQTLCAFRLTFPEVGVVLSTREPAHLRDALAPLGVTTMSAGSHTEPGGYTGAGKDDLHHTVRGKRVDLDGKTENAKAEGQFGIADMRSPAEVAEMLKMQGLDAVWKDWDAAILTEGALAA
- the proB gene encoding glutamate 5-kinase codes for the protein MSTTAPQRIVLKFGTGILTKLHAPEPDPVQLRKLVEAVALLKQAGHSVVVVSSGAVASGLKPMDLTERPTDMTTLQALAAVGQTHLMHAYENLLRDHDLHVAQLLVTHEDLENYDRARRVKTTLERLLEFPQVVPVINENDSVAIEELRFGDNDKLSSRVARLWGADLLLLLTSAPGLLRDMNKPEEGPIPIVEDVDVVIHHAQEEKTKLGTGGMISKLRAVQDAVNGGVQCIIASGRHAEQLPAVVAGGGVCTRFLAKAKA